A window of the Marinifilum sp. JC120 genome harbors these coding sequences:
- a CDS encoding tetratricopeptide repeat protein, producing the protein MDTRAILFMMLATSMVLLTACAHPQGKQNIESVPSKTVESTVDQISKDKVAQQEVQSEEISLSEPAIISDGKSIVRKTVRQYVTGEISPEQARKFAIGRAKRDALEEAGTYLETMTMVKKGKLAQNEIMALAVGVLKTEVISERQFMEGNVFCIEAVVRIVIDPTILEKRVEKLLADRDHLDKFNKVQEQNKELLAKIDQLEKENIKLKKSPQEAENIRRDLKKAGKALDAEVWILKAENLWVDGEFTDPHKALAYLSEAIDINPENSLTYSNRGLVYAELGQYEKAIADYDHAIDLVPQNYYAFHNRGVAYDDMGQRQRAIDDFTKSIEINPNATNSYNSRGRVYDDLDKFHLAMKDFNRVLDMDPDNTKAYNNRGAAYTRRGMFEKAIINYDRVIEINPKHENAYLNRALTYFNMGNHQRAIDDYTKAIEFNTELSIAYHNRGLIYTFANKFEKGIEDFTMAIAADPNYADAHYNRAICYRKLGQEESALKDLNNALKANPEYASAYLNRGNIYLARKQYHKALVEYNRVLELEPQNADGYYNRGIVYFYSKQTKLGCQDAQRACGLGNCDLLYQARESRLCP; encoded by the coding sequence ATGGATACGCGTGCAATTCTATTTATGATGTTAGCAACTAGCATGGTCTTGCTAACTGCCTGTGCTCACCCTCAGGGTAAACAGAATATAGAGTCTGTCCCTTCAAAAACAGTTGAATCTACTGTTGACCAAATAAGTAAGGATAAAGTGGCTCAACAGGAGGTTCAGTCAGAAGAAATTTCCTTATCTGAACCGGCAATTATTAGTGATGGAAAAAGCATAGTCCGGAAGACGGTCCGTCAGTACGTGACTGGTGAAATCTCTCCTGAGCAGGCACGCAAATTTGCTATAGGCAGGGCTAAACGTGATGCTTTGGAGGAGGCTGGTACCTACCTTGAAACTATGACCATGGTGAAGAAGGGCAAGCTTGCTCAGAATGAGATAATGGCCTTGGCTGTTGGAGTTCTTAAAACTGAGGTTATCAGTGAACGGCAATTCATGGAAGGCAATGTTTTTTGTATCGAAGCTGTCGTCAGAATTGTGATTGATCCCACCATATTGGAAAAAAGGGTGGAGAAGCTTCTTGCTGATCGGGATCATCTGGATAAATTTAATAAGGTGCAGGAACAGAATAAGGAGCTGCTGGCCAAGATTGATCAATTGGAGAAAGAGAATATAAAACTAAAGAAGTCTCCACAGGAAGCTGAGAATATAAGGCGAGATTTGAAAAAGGCAGGCAAGGCCTTGGATGCAGAAGTCTGGATTTTAAAAGCCGAGAATCTTTGGGTTGATGGGGAATTTACAGATCCTCATAAAGCACTTGCCTATCTAAGCGAAGCAATTGATATCAATCCTGAAAATTCTTTGACCTACAGCAATAGGGGGTTGGTTTACGCTGAACTTGGGCAGTATGAAAAGGCTATAGCTGATTATGATCATGCTATCGATTTGGTGCCTCAGAATTACTATGCATTTCATAACCGTGGCGTTGCATACGATGATATGGGGCAACGTCAACGCGCTATAGATGACTTCACAAAATCAATTGAAATCAATCCTAACGCCACTAATTCGTATAATAGTCGTGGTCGTGTTTATGATGATCTTGATAAATTCCATCTTGCTATGAAGGATTTTAACCGTGTTCTTGATATGGATCCTGATAATACAAAGGCATACAATAATCGAGGAGCAGCCTATACAAGGCGAGGTATGTTTGAAAAGGCAATTATAAACTATGACCGGGTAATTGAAATAAATCCAAAGCATGAAAATGCGTATTTGAATCGTGCTTTGACCTATTTCAATATGGGTAACCATCAGCGGGCTATAGATGATTATACCAAGGCTATAGAATTCAATACTGAATTAAGCATTGCCTATCATAATAGAGGGTTGATTTATACATTTGCGAACAAATTTGAAAAAGGCATTGAAGATTTTACCATGGCAATTGCAGCAGACCCAAACTATGCGGATGCACACTATAATCGCGCCATCTGCTATCGTAAATTAGGGCAGGAGGAGTCTGCGTTGAAGGATTTAAATAATGCTCTCAAGGCAAATCCTGAGTATGCAAGTGCTTATTTAAATAGAGGAAATATTTATTTGGCAAGGAAGCAATATCATAAGGCCTTAGTTGAGTATAACCGTGTTTTGGAGTTGGAACCCCAGAATGCTGATGGCTATTACAATCGTGGAATTGTCTATTTTTATTCCAAGCAGACGAAACTTGGCTGTCAGGATGCCCAACGGGCCTGCGGGCTTGGTAATTGTGATCTGTTATATCAGGCTCGTGAGTCGCGGTTGTGTCCATAG